From a region of the Nocardioides ginsengisegetis genome:
- a CDS encoding MCE family protein: MSLPFRERNPVIIGAVSLAVIAVMILAAFRAQDLPLIGGGDTYYAAFSESGGLKANDEVRIAGVRVGKVEKVELEGDHVRVTFRVDSGADFGTDSHAAIKVKTLLGAMYLSLQPAGSGQLKEGSEIPVERTSSPYDVVDAFSGLAQTSEQIDTDQLAKSLSTLADLTRNTPEEFKGALDGVSRLSTSIASRDTQINSLLKNLNRVSTVLNARDDDIIGLMKDSDVLFQALVKRRQAVHNLLVSTSTLSKELTALVQQSRADLKPALSHLENVVAVLNKNEDNLDNSLRLMAPFYRVFANTLGNGPWFDTYIQNLPPVPAAQGGGVG, from the coding sequence ATGAGCCTCCCCTTCCGCGAACGCAACCCCGTGATCATCGGGGCCGTCAGCCTCGCCGTGATCGCGGTGATGATCCTGGCCGCCTTCCGGGCCCAGGACCTCCCGCTGATCGGCGGTGGCGACACCTACTACGCCGCCTTCTCCGAGTCCGGCGGGCTCAAGGCCAACGACGAGGTCCGCATCGCCGGTGTCCGCGTCGGCAAGGTCGAGAAGGTCGAGCTCGAGGGCGACCACGTGCGGGTCACCTTCCGGGTCGACAGCGGTGCCGACTTCGGGACCGACTCGCACGCCGCGATCAAGGTCAAGACGCTGCTCGGCGCGATGTACCTCTCGCTCCAGCCGGCCGGCTCCGGCCAGCTGAAGGAGGGCAGCGAGATCCCGGTCGAGCGGACCAGCTCGCCCTACGACGTGGTCGACGCGTTCTCGGGACTGGCGCAGACCTCGGAGCAGATCGACACCGACCAGCTCGCCAAGTCGCTGTCCACGCTCGCCGACCTCACCCGCAACACCCCGGAGGAGTTCAAGGGCGCGCTCGACGGCGTCTCCCGGCTCTCCACCTCGATCGCCTCGCGCGACACCCAGATCAACTCCCTGTTGAAGAACCTCAACCGGGTCTCGACCGTCCTCAACGCCCGCGACGACGACATCATCGGGCTGATGAAGGACTCCGACGTCCTCTTCCAGGCGCTGGTCAAGCGGCGCCAGGCGGTCCACAACCTGCTGGTGTCGACCTCGACCCTCTCGAAGGAGCTGACCGCCCTGGTCCAGCAGAGCCGTGCCGACCTCAAGCCCGCGCTGAGCCACCTCGAGAACGTCGTCGCCGTGCTGAACAAGAACGAGGACAACCTCGACAACAGCCTGCGGCTGATGGCTCCGTTCTACCGGGTGTTCGCCAACACGCTCGGCAACGGCCCGTGGTTCGACACCTACAT
- a CDS encoding MCE family protein, translating to MKMLDKRTAGDLTKLLIFIVVTTLATGILVVTIGNITFGGSKEYKAEFVDATGVVKGDDIRIAGVKVGVVKNVEIVDRTRAMVTFTVQDETPLSKATHAAIRYRNLVGQRYISLDNQIGDTATLGEGDTIPVSQTSPALDLTVLFNGFKPLFQALSPEDINKLSYEIVQVFQGEGGTLEGLLAHTASVTGTLADRDQLIGSLVDNLNEVLDHIGDRDDQLSELITTFRTFVAGLKGDRQAILGSLDQISQLSVQTADLVSGIRDPFVEDVKQLNALAGNLDRGKGELDRALQVLPIKLNKVGRTAAYGSWFNFYLCEFHAKVRLTAGQSIPVDYKTGSSRCDLG from the coding sequence ATGAAGATGCTCGACAAGCGCACTGCCGGTGACCTCACCAAGCTGCTGATCTTCATCGTCGTCACGACGCTGGCGACCGGCATCCTGGTGGTCACGATCGGCAACATCACCTTCGGCGGGAGCAAGGAGTACAAGGCCGAGTTCGTCGACGCCACCGGTGTCGTCAAGGGCGACGACATCCGCATCGCGGGCGTCAAGGTCGGCGTGGTCAAGAACGTCGAGATCGTCGACCGGACCCGCGCCATGGTGACCTTCACCGTCCAGGACGAGACGCCGCTCAGCAAGGCGACCCACGCCGCGATCCGCTACCGCAACCTGGTCGGCCAGCGCTACATCTCGCTGGACAACCAGATCGGCGACACCGCGACCCTGGGCGAGGGCGACACCATCCCGGTCTCGCAGACCTCGCCGGCCCTGGACCTGACCGTGCTGTTCAACGGCTTCAAGCCGCTGTTCCAGGCGCTCTCGCCCGAGGACATCAACAAGCTCTCCTACGAGATCGTCCAGGTCTTCCAGGGCGAGGGCGGCACCCTCGAGGGACTGCTGGCCCACACCGCCTCGGTGACCGGGACCCTCGCCGACCGCGACCAGCTCATCGGCAGCCTCGTCGACAACCTCAACGAGGTCCTCGACCACATCGGTGACCGGGACGACCAGCTGAGCGAGCTGATCACGACCTTCCGCACCTTCGTGGCAGGACTCAAGGGCGACCGCCAGGCGATCCTCGGCTCGCTCGACCAGATCTCCCAGCTCTCGGTGCAGACCGCCGACCTGGTCTCCGGCATCCGCGACCCGTTCGTCGAGGACGTCAAGCAGCTCAACGCGCTGGCCGGCAACCTCGACCGCGGCAAGGGCGAGCTCGACCGGGCCCTGCAGGTGCTGCCCATCAAGCTCAACAAGGTCGGACGCACCGCGGCGTACGGCTCCTGGTTCAACTTCTACCTCTGCGAGTTCCACGCGAAGGTCCGGCTCACCGCCGGCCAGAGCATCCCCGTGGACTACAAGACCGGTTCCTCAAGGTGTGATCTGGGATGA
- a CDS encoding MCE family protein, whose amino-acid sequence MKLASSHKVLGIVFLVLLLGGVYLTYGIFSKKFVKYDEVTLQTSSIGLQLPARADVKIRGVIVGEVLKFDTDAQGAVLTLGIYPSQLDTIPANVTGSIVPKTLFGEKYVSLVVPDQPAADHIAEGANIARTQVSIEVEKVLSDLYPLLRTVQPADLNMTLNAMATALEGRGETIGKNLETVDSYLKRVNPQIPDIVDDLKLTSQVSDTYAQAMPQIADILRNTIKTTTTLEDRQVKLKALFTDVAAFSDTAKSFLDDNGDNLIRLSKVSSEQLRVFAKYAPEFSCLTSGIVNAGKLQAEAFRNFTLHIVLEPLPNQPRGYNANDVPRNGENRGPNCLHLPSPPWSQSNPVRHQPDFNDGVDEPTGKGTSRVAPSYYRNGAGLVGSSQESDLLKSLLGPALGLTADDVPDLGVLLIGPMARGAEVSLR is encoded by the coding sequence ATGAAGCTCGCCTCCAGCCACAAGGTGCTCGGCATCGTCTTCCTGGTGCTGCTCCTCGGCGGCGTCTACCTGACCTACGGCATCTTCAGCAAGAAGTTCGTCAAGTACGACGAGGTCACGCTGCAGACGTCCTCGATCGGCCTGCAGCTGCCGGCGCGCGCGGACGTGAAGATCCGCGGCGTCATCGTCGGCGAGGTCCTCAAGTTCGACACCGACGCGCAGGGCGCCGTGCTGACCCTGGGGATCTACCCCAGCCAGCTCGACACCATCCCCGCCAACGTGACCGGCTCGATCGTCCCCAAGACGCTGTTCGGCGAGAAGTACGTCTCCCTCGTCGTCCCCGACCAGCCGGCGGCCGACCACATCGCCGAGGGCGCCAACATCGCCCGCACCCAGGTCTCCATCGAGGTCGAGAAGGTCCTCTCCGACCTCTACCCGCTGCTGCGCACGGTCCAGCCGGCCGACCTCAACATGACCCTGAACGCGATGGCCACGGCTCTCGAGGGTCGCGGCGAGACCATCGGCAAGAACCTCGAGACGGTCGACAGCTACCTCAAGCGGGTCAACCCGCAGATCCCCGACATCGTCGACGACCTGAAGCTGACCTCGCAGGTCTCCGACACCTACGCGCAGGCGATGCCCCAGATCGCGGACATCCTGCGCAACACGATCAAGACGACCACCACGCTGGAGGACCGGCAGGTCAAGCTCAAGGCGCTGTTCACCGACGTGGCGGCCTTCTCCGACACGGCCAAGAGCTTCCTCGACGACAACGGCGACAACCTGATCCGCTTGAGCAAGGTCAGCTCCGAGCAGCTGCGCGTGTTCGCGAAGTACGCCCCGGAGTTCTCCTGCCTGACCAGCGGCATCGTCAACGCCGGCAAGCTGCAGGCCGAGGCCTTCCGCAACTTCACGCTGCACATCGTGCTCGAGCCGCTGCCCAACCAGCCGCGTGGCTACAACGCCAACGACGTGCCGCGCAACGGCGAGAACCGCGGGCCCAACTGCCTGCACCTGCCCTCGCCGCCGTGGTCGCAGAGCAACCCGGTCCGGCACCAGCCCGACTTCAACGACGGCGTGGACGAGCCGACCGGCAAGGGCACCTCGCGTGTCGCCCCCAGCTACTACCGCAACGGAGCAGGCCTCGTCGGCAGCTCCCAGGAGTCTGACTTGCTGAAGTCCCTGCTCGGACCGGCCCTCGGCCTCACCGCGGACGACGTGCCGGACCTCGGCGTCCTGCTCATCGGCCCGATGGCGCGCGGAGCGGAGGTGTCGCTGCGATGA
- a CDS encoding MlaE family ABC transporter permease yields MANIKAVYVKPLKTLDSLGEELAFYVRALSWTPRTIRRYKKEILRILAEVTLGSGALAVIGGTVGVITAMCFFTGTEVGLQGYAALNQIGTAAFSGFVSAYFNTREIAPLVAAIALAATVGCGFTAQLGAMRISEEVDALEVMAIPSLPFLVTTRIIGGLIAIIPLYVVGLLSSYFATRLTVTKFFGQSTGTYDHYFNQFLPPGDVLWSFGKVLVFAVVVILIHCYHGYTASGGPAGVGVAVGRAVRTSIVAINVIDLFLSMAIWGTTTTVRLAG; encoded by the coding sequence ATGGCCAACATCAAGGCGGTCTACGTCAAGCCGCTCAAGACCCTCGACAGCCTCGGCGAGGAGCTCGCGTTCTACGTGCGGGCCCTCAGCTGGACCCCGCGCACGATCCGCCGCTACAAGAAGGAGATCCTGCGCATCCTGGCCGAGGTCACCCTCGGCTCCGGCGCGCTCGCGGTCATCGGCGGCACGGTCGGCGTCATCACGGCCATGTGCTTCTTCACCGGCACCGAGGTCGGTCTTCAGGGCTACGCCGCCCTCAACCAGATCGGCACCGCTGCCTTCTCGGGCTTCGTCTCGGCCTACTTCAACACCCGCGAGATCGCGCCGCTGGTCGCGGCGATCGCACTGGCCGCCACCGTGGGCTGCGGCTTCACGGCCCAGCTCGGCGCCATGCGGATCTCCGAGGAGGTCGACGCGCTCGAGGTCATGGCGATCCCGTCGCTGCCGTTCCTGGTCACCACCCGGATCATCGGCGGCCTGATCGCGATCATCCCGCTGTACGTCGTGGGCCTGCTGTCGTCGTACTTCGCGACGCGCCTGACCGTCACCAAGTTCTTCGGGCAGTCGACCGGCACCTACGACCACTACTTCAACCAGTTCCTGCCTCCGGGCGACGTGCTCTGGTCCTTCGGAAAGGTCTTGGTGTTCGCGGTCGTCGTGATCCTCATCCACTGCTACCACGGCTACACCGCCTCGGGCGGCCCTGCTGGTGTGGGGGTGGCCGTCGGCCGTGCCGTCCGCACGAGCATCGTCGCGATCAACGTCATCGACCTCTTCCTGTCGATGGCCATCTGGGGCACCACCACGACCGTCCGGCTGGCGGGGTGA
- a CDS encoding MlaE family ABC transporter permease yields the protein MATLTASRALAPIGTAGKLFAFGLDVGRGLFRRPFQMREFLQQAWFIASVTIVPTALVAIPFGAVIALQVGGLIKQFGAQSFTGSAAVLAVVREAGPIATSLLIAGAGGSAIAADLGARKIREELDAMMVLGIDPIQRLVVPRVLACMLVAVFLNGLVSVVGVAGGYVFNVVLQDGTPGAYLASFTALAQLPDLWQGMAKALVFGLIAAIVASYKGMNANGGPKGVGDAVNESVVITFMLLFVVNFVMSAIYFQLVPPKTG from the coding sequence GTGGCCACCCTCACCGCCTCTCGGGCACTCGCGCCGATCGGCACCGCAGGCAAGCTCTTCGCCTTCGGTCTCGACGTCGGCCGCGGGCTGTTCCGACGACCGTTCCAGATGCGGGAGTTCCTCCAGCAGGCCTGGTTCATCGCGTCGGTCACCATCGTGCCGACCGCCCTGGTCGCGATCCCGTTCGGCGCGGTCATCGCGCTCCAGGTCGGTGGCCTGATCAAGCAGTTCGGCGCGCAGTCGTTCACGGGCTCGGCGGCGGTGCTCGCCGTGGTCCGCGAGGCGGGCCCGATCGCGACCTCGCTGCTGATCGCCGGGGCCGGTGGCTCCGCGATCGCGGCGGACCTCGGTGCCCGCAAGATCCGCGAGGAGCTCGACGCCATGATGGTGCTGGGCATCGACCCGATCCAGCGCCTCGTCGTGCCTCGTGTCCTGGCCTGCATGCTCGTCGCGGTCTTCCTCAACGGCCTCGTCAGCGTCGTCGGCGTGGCCGGAGGCTACGTCTTCAACGTCGTCCTCCAGGACGGCACACCAGGCGCCTATCTAGCGAGCTTCACAGCGCTCGCCCAGCTACCGGACCTCTGGCAAGGCATGGCCAAGGCCCTGGTCTTCGGACTGATCGCCGCGATCGTCGCCTCCTACAAGGGGATGAACGCCAACGGCGGTCCGAAGGGCGTCGGTGACGCGGTGAACGAGTCCGTCGTCATCACCTTCATGCTCCTGTTCGTCGTCAACTTCGTGATGAGCGCGATCTACTTCCAGCTCGTCCCACCGAAGACGGGTTAG
- a CDS encoding ABC transporter ATP-binding protein, translating into MGVEIKVDDLSKSFGKQLIWGDVTLTVPAGEICVMLGPSGTGKSVFLKTLIGLLKPDKGSIIIEGTDIASCSEKDLYEIRKLFGVLFQDGAMFGSMNLYDNVAFPLREHTKKSESQIRDIVMEKMDLVGLIGAETKLPGEISGGMRKRAGLARALVLDPEIVLFDEPDSGLDPVRTSFLNQLIIDLNAQIDATFLIVTHDINTARTVPDNIGLLYHKHLAMFGPREMLLSSEEPVVRQFLNAQRVGPIGMSEEKDADELEAEKDQELPPLPPIPLQQEPSNGIPRRSQREPGAWCRENGVTPPPGSFAQNMNMTIGG; encoded by the coding sequence GTGGGCGTGGAGATCAAGGTCGACGACCTGAGCAAGTCGTTCGGCAAGCAGCTCATCTGGGGCGACGTGACCCTGACCGTCCCGGCGGGTGAGATCTGCGTGATGCTCGGCCCGTCCGGCACCGGCAAGTCGGTCTTCCTCAAGACCCTGATCGGTCTGCTCAAGCCCGACAAGGGCTCGATCATCATCGAGGGCACCGACATCGCGAGCTGCTCGGAGAAGGACCTCTACGAGATCCGCAAGCTCTTCGGCGTGCTGTTCCAGGACGGCGCGATGTTCGGCTCCATGAACCTCTACGACAACGTCGCCTTCCCGCTGCGCGAGCACACCAAGAAGTCCGAGTCCCAGATCCGCGACATCGTCATGGAGAAGATGGACCTCGTCGGACTCATCGGCGCCGAGACCAAGCTCCCGGGCGAGATCTCCGGCGGCATGCGCAAGCGCGCCGGCCTGGCCCGCGCCCTGGTGCTCGACCCCGAGATCGTGCTCTTCGACGAGCCGGACTCCGGCCTCGACCCGGTCCGCACGTCGTTCCTGAACCAGCTGATCATCGACCTGAACGCGCAGATCGACGCGACGTTCCTGATCGTCACCCACGACATCAACACCGCCCGCACGGTGCCCGACAACATCGGCCTGCTCTACCACAAGCACCTGGCCATGTTCGGCCCGCGCGAGATGCTGCTCTCCTCGGAGGAGCCGGTCGTGCGCCAGTTCCTCAACGCCCAGCGCGTCGGCCCCATCGGCATGTCCGAGGAGAAGGACGCCGACGAGCTCGAGGCCGAGAAGGACCAGGAGCTGCCCCCGCTGCCGCCGATCCCGCTGCAGCAGGAGCCGTCCAACGGCATCCCGCGCCGCAGCCAGCGCGAGCCGGGTGCCTGGTGCCGCGAGAACGGCGTGACGCCGCCCCCGGGCTCGTTCGCGCAGAACATGAACATGACGATCGGCGGCTGA
- the rplL gene encoding 50S ribosomal protein L7/L12 gives MAKLTTDELLDAFKEMTLIELSEFVKQFEDTFGVTAAAPVAVAAAPAAGGAAGGAEAADEQDEFDVVLESAGDKKINVIKEVRALTSLGLKEAKDLVESAPKAILEKVDKAAAEKAKEALEGAGATVTVK, from the coding sequence ATGGCGAAGCTCACCACCGACGAGCTGCTCGACGCGTTCAAGGAAATGACCCTCATCGAGCTCTCCGAGTTCGTGAAGCAGTTCGAGGACACCTTCGGCGTCACCGCTGCCGCTCCGGTCGCCGTTGCCGCTGCCCCCGCCGCCGGCGGTGCCGCTGGCGGTGCCGAGGCCGCTGACGAGCAGGACGAGTTCGACGTCGTCCTCGAGTCCGCTGGCGACAAGAAGATCAACGTCATCAAGGAGGTGCGCGCTCTCACCTCCCTCGGTCTCAAGGAGGCCAAGGACCTGGTGGAGTCCGCCCCCAAGGCGATCCTCGAGAAGGTCGACAAGGCTGCTGCCGAGAAGGCCAAGGAGGCCCTCGAGGGCGCCGGCGCCACCGTCACCGTCAAGTGA
- the rplJ gene encoding 50S ribosomal protein L10 yields the protein MARADRQAAVAEIVESFNGSAGAVLTEYRGLTVKQLQDLRRSLGANANYAVVKNTLAKIAATEVGIEGFDDLLTGPTAIAFINGDVVEAAKGLRDFAKANPTLVIKGGVLDGKPLDAKEVAKLADLESREVLLGKMAGAMLASLSQAVYLLNAPIAQAARLAGALQAKAEQDPSILAGGAGTPAAAEEAPAASDDAAEVPADEAPAAEASEGEATEA from the coding sequence ATGGCGCGGGCAGACAGGCAAGCAGCCGTAGCGGAGATCGTTGAGTCCTTCAACGGTTCCGCCGGTGCTGTGCTGACCGAGTACCGCGGTCTCACCGTGAAGCAGCTGCAGGACCTGCGGCGCTCTCTCGGTGCGAACGCCAACTACGCCGTGGTCAAGAACACGCTGGCCAAGATCGCCGCCACCGAGGTGGGCATCGAAGGCTTCGACGACCTGCTCACCGGCCCGACCGCCATCGCCTTCATCAACGGCGACGTGGTCGAGGCGGCGAAGGGTCTGCGTGACTTTGCCAAGGCCAACCCCACCCTGGTCATCAAGGGTGGCGTCCTGGACGGCAAGCCTCTCGACGCGAAGGAGGTCGCCAAGCTGGCCGACCTCGAGTCGCGCGAGGTGCTCCTGGGCAAGATGGCGGGCGCGATGCTCGCCTCCCTGTCCCAGGCCGTCTACCTGCTCAACGCCCCCATCGCCCAGGCTGCCCGGCTCGCCGGTGCGCTGCAGGCGAAGGCCGAGCAGGACCCCTCGATCCTCGCAGGTGGTGCCGGCACGCCGGCCGCCGCCGAGGAGGCCCCGGCCGCGTCCGACGACGCTGCCGAGGTCCCCGCTGACGAGGCCCCCGCTGCGGAGGCCTCCGAGGGCGAAGCCACCGAGGCCTGA
- a CDS encoding D-2-hydroxyacid dehydrogenase family protein, with amino-acid sequence MRCVILDDYQGVARGLADWSSLAADVDAVTEHLDGDALVERLAGAEVVVVMRERTPVTRELLERLPDLRLVVTSGMRNASIDLAACAERGITVCGTGSSSTPPVELTWALVLGLVRRVVPEATALREGGPWQSTLGGDLAGATLGVVGLGKIGSRVAAIGRAFGMEVVAWSPHLTDERAGAAGVPRARSLTELLAASDVVTLHLVLSGSTRGLIGAAELGEMRRSAYLVNTSRAGLVDTDALVEALRAGRIAGAGLDVYDVEPLPADHPLRSLSTVLGTPHLGYVTEGNYRTYFAEAVEDIAAWRAGEPVRVLG; translated from the coding sequence GTGCGCTGCGTGATCCTCGACGACTACCAGGGTGTGGCCCGCGGCCTGGCCGACTGGTCCTCGCTGGCGGCGGACGTCGACGCCGTGACCGAGCACCTCGACGGGGACGCGCTGGTCGAGCGCCTGGCAGGTGCCGAGGTCGTGGTGGTGATGCGCGAGCGGACCCCCGTGACGCGGGAGCTGCTCGAGCGGCTGCCCGACCTGCGGCTCGTGGTGACCAGCGGGATGCGCAACGCCTCGATCGACCTCGCGGCCTGCGCCGAGCGGGGGATCACGGTCTGCGGCACCGGTTCCTCCTCGACCCCGCCGGTCGAGCTCACCTGGGCGCTGGTCCTCGGGCTCGTGCGCCGCGTGGTGCCGGAGGCGACCGCGCTCCGGGAGGGCGGCCCGTGGCAGTCCACGCTCGGCGGCGACCTGGCCGGGGCCACGCTCGGCGTGGTGGGGCTCGGCAAGATCGGCAGCCGGGTCGCCGCGATCGGTCGTGCCTTCGGGATGGAGGTCGTGGCGTGGAGCCCGCACCTCACCGACGAGCGGGCCGGGGCGGCCGGGGTGCCGCGCGCGCGGTCGCTGACCGAGCTGCTCGCGGCCAGCGACGTGGTCACGCTCCACCTCGTGCTGTCCGGGAGCACCCGCGGCCTGATCGGCGCGGCGGAGCTGGGGGAGATGCGGCGGTCGGCGTACCTCGTCAACACCTCGCGCGCCGGCCTGGTCGACACCGACGCCCTGGTCGAGGCGCTGCGCGCGGGGCGGATCGCCGGCGCCGGCCTCGACGTGTACGACGTGGAGCCGCTGCCCGCCGACCACCCCCTGCGCTCCCTTTCGACCGTGCTCGGCACGCCCCACCTGGGCTACGTCACCGAGGGCAACTACCGCACCTACTTCGCCGAGGCCGTCGAGGACATCGCGGCCTGGCGAGCGGGGGAGCCGGTCCGGGTGCTGGGCTGA
- the rplA gene encoding 50S ribosomal protein L1: MQRSKTYRAAADTFDKDELYAPLAAIKIAKTSSKKKFDETVDVVMRLGVDPRKADQMVRGTVNLPHGTGKTAKVLVFANADKAEAAREAGADVVGGDELIEKVAGGWLDFDAVVATPDMMGKVGRLGRVLGPRGLMPNPKTGTVTPDVAKAVSDIKGGKIEFRVDRHANLHFIIGKASFDEVQLAENYAAALDEVLRLKPASSKGRYIKKVTFSTTMGPGVQVDPNRTKHIAVEDEAAQA, from the coding sequence ATGCAGCGCAGCAAGACCTACCGCGCGGCGGCGGACACGTTCGACAAGGACGAGCTCTACGCCCCGCTGGCCGCGATCAAGATCGCGAAGACGAGCAGCAAGAAGAAGTTCGACGAGACCGTGGACGTCGTCATGCGCCTCGGCGTCGACCCCCGCAAGGCCGACCAGATGGTCCGCGGCACGGTCAACCTCCCGCACGGCACCGGCAAGACCGCCAAGGTCCTGGTGTTCGCGAACGCCGACAAGGCCGAGGCTGCCCGCGAGGCCGGCGCCGACGTCGTCGGTGGCGACGAGCTGATCGAGAAGGTCGCCGGCGGCTGGCTCGACTTCGACGCCGTCGTCGCGACCCCGGACATGATGGGCAAGGTCGGTCGCCTCGGCCGCGTCCTCGGTCCCCGCGGCCTCATGCCGAACCCGAAGACCGGCACCGTGACGCCGGACGTGGCCAAGGCCGTGTCCGACATCAAGGGCGGCAAGATCGAGTTCCGCGTCGACCGCCACGCCAACCTGCACTTCATCATCGGCAAGGCCTCCTTCGACGAGGTCCAGCTCGCGGAGAACTACGCCGCGGCGCTCGACGAGGTGCTGCGTCTCAAGCCGGCCAGCTCCAAGGGCCGCTACATCAAGAAGGTCACGTTCTCCACGACCATGGGCCCCGGCGTCCAGGTCGACCCCAACCGCACCAAGCACATCGCGGTCGAGGACGAGGCCGCCCAGGCCTGA
- the rplK gene encoding 50S ribosomal protein L11, with translation MPPKKKIAALVKVQLQAGAATPAPPVGTALGPHGVNIMEFCKAYNAQTESMRGNVIPVEITIYEDRSFTFVTKTPPAAELIKKAAGLKKGSGVPHKEKVGKLTKDQIREIATTKLPDLNANDIDAAMKIVEGTARSMGVTTD, from the coding sequence ATGCCTCCCAAGAAGAAGATCGCTGCCCTGGTCAAGGTGCAGCTGCAGGCTGGTGCCGCGACGCCGGCCCCGCCGGTCGGTACCGCCCTCGGTCCGCACGGCGTGAACATCATGGAGTTCTGCAAGGCGTACAACGCGCAGACCGAGTCCATGCGCGGCAACGTGATCCCGGTCGAGATCACCATCTACGAGGACCGCTCGTTCACGTTCGTCACGAAGACCCCGCCGGCCGCCGAGCTGATCAAGAAGGCCGCCGGTCTCAAGAAGGGTTCGGGCGTCCCGCACAAGGAGAAGGTCGGCAAGCTGACCAAGGACCAGATCCGCGAGATCGCCACCACGAAGCTCCCCGACCTCAACGCGAACGACATCGACGCCGCGATGAAGATCGTCGAGGGCACCGCCCGCTCCATGGGCGTCACCACCGACTGA
- the nusG gene encoding transcription termination/antitermination protein NusG — protein MSEQYDSVETEETVTSPEGDAPVEETAEVEQAEATDETADDAAEVDETTGEIVDADETAETADDAVDENDPLEVFRRELWAKPGDWFVVHTYSGMENRVKSNLENRIISLNMEDYIHEIVVPTEEVAEIKNGQRKMVRRTVLPGYVLVRMDLTDESWAAVRHTPSVTGFVGHSHQPVPLSMTEVENMLAPAVVARAEAEAVAAGAPSPSGGTAAKKPVEVADFDVSDSVMVVDGPFATLHATITEINAESQRVKALVEIFGRETPVELSFSQIQKV, from the coding sequence GTGTCGGAGCAGTACGACTCGGTCGAGACCGAGGAGACGGTGACGTCCCCCGAGGGTGACGCGCCCGTCGAGGAGACCGCCGAGGTCGAGCAGGCCGAGGCCACCGACGAGACCGCCGACGACGCCGCCGAGGTCGACGAGACGACCGGCGAGATCGTCGACGCTGACGAGACCGCCGAGACCGCCGACGACGCCGTGGACGAGAACGACCCGCTCGAGGTCTTCCGCCGCGAGCTGTGGGCCAAGCCCGGTGACTGGTTCGTCGTGCACACCTACTCCGGCATGGAGAACCGGGTGAAGTCGAACCTCGAGAACCGCATCATCTCCTTGAACATGGAGGACTACATCCACGAGATCGTGGTCCCCACCGAGGAGGTCGCGGAGATCAAGAACGGCCAGCGCAAGATGGTCCGCCGGACCGTCCTGCCCGGCTACGTCCTGGTCCGCATGGACCTGACCGACGAGTCGTGGGCCGCGGTCCGCCACACCCCCTCGGTGACCGGCTTCGTCGGCCACAGCCACCAGCCCGTGCCGCTGAGCATGACCGAGGTCGAGAACATGCTCGCCCCCGCCGTCGTCGCTCGCGCCGAGGCCGAGGCTGTCGCCGCCGGCGCCCCGTCGCCCTCGGGTGGCACCGCCGCCAAGAAGCCCGTCGAGGTCGCCGACTTCGACGTGTCCGACTCGGTCATGGTGGTCGACGGCCCGTTCGCCACGCTCCACGCGACGATCACCGAGATCAACGCCGAGTCGCAGAGGGTCAAGGCCCTCGTCGAGATCTTCGGCCGGGAGACCCCGGTCGAGCTGAGCTTCTCCCAGATCCAGAAGGTCTGA
- the secE gene encoding preprotein translocase subunit SecE, producing MSDSKAVRGSRESRTEKRTSLPVFYRQVVAELRKVVYPTQEQLVTYFLVVMVFVIFMMALVAALDLGFGKLIFAVFAGNSTQ from the coding sequence GTGTCGGACAGCAAGGCCGTCCGCGGTTCGCGTGAGAGCAGGACCGAGAAGCGCACCAGCCTCCCGGTGTTCTACCGGCAGGTCGTCGCCGAGCTCCGCAAGGTCGTCTACCCGACTCAGGAGCAGCTGGTCACCTACTTCCTGGTCGTCATGGTCTTCGTCATCTTCATGATGGCGCTGGTCGCGGCACTGGACCTGGGCTTCGGCAAGCTGATCTTCGCGGTCTTTGCCGGCAACTCCACCCAGTGA